Proteins encoded by one window of Chryseobacterium aquaeductus:
- a CDS encoding DUF4254 domain-containing protein, whose product MNFSDTAWQIFNTSIEDYHVLDNIETPINNPFPNDSLERILYAKNWIDTVQWHLEDIIRDENIDPVNALQLKRMIDASNQKRTDLVEFIDSWFLDKYKDITPKTDAKINTETPAWAVDRLSILSLKVYHMSLEAHRESASEEHRLNCQKKLDVLLDQKQDLSTSIGQLLTDIENGDIKMKVYKQMKMYNDESLNPILYQKEQK is encoded by the coding sequence ATGAATTTTAGTGACACCGCTTGGCAAATCTTCAATACATCAATTGAAGATTACCATGTTTTAGACAATATAGAAACTCCGATAAATAATCCGTTTCCTAACGACAGTTTGGAACGAATTTTGTATGCTAAAAACTGGATTGACACCGTTCAATGGCATTTGGAGGATATTATCCGGGATGAAAATATAGATCCTGTAAATGCACTGCAACTTAAAAGGATGATTGATGCTTCTAATCAGAAGAGAACAGATTTGGTTGAGTTCATAGACAGTTGGTTTCTAGATAAATATAAAGATATAACTCCAAAAACTGATGCGAAGATAAATACTGAAACCCCGGCTTGGGCAGTTGACAGATTATCTATTCTTTCGCTAAAAGTTTACCACATGTCGCTGGAAGCTCATAGAGAATCAGCTTCAGAAGAACATCGTTTGAATTGTCAAAAAAAACTAGATGTGCTTCTTGATCAAAAACAAGATCTATCTACTTCAATAGGTCAATTGCTTACTGATATTGAGAACGGTGATATTAAGATGAAAGTGTACAAGCAGATGAAAATGTACAATGATGAAAGTCTTAACCCAATCCTTTATCAAAAGGAGCAAAAATGA
- the ribA gene encoding GTP cyclohydrolase II → MIKIQAEANVPTDHGNFRMIAFAEDSTDWMPHMAIIAEDTDFSKPINVRFHSECITGEVFHSQKCECGQQLDAAMKYMHEHGGIIIYLRQEGRNIGIINKLKAYSLQEKGFDTVAANLELGLPADDRNFAVAIEILSILHVKSINLLTNNPEKVRFVEQSNVNLNSRIPLQIPATETSRGYLQTKKDYFGHLLDEQD, encoded by the coding sequence ATGATTAAAATTCAGGCGGAAGCTAATGTCCCAACAGATCACGGGAATTTCCGAATGATAGCTTTTGCAGAAGATTCAACCGACTGGATGCCTCACATGGCAATTATAGCAGAAGATACAGATTTCTCAAAACCAATTAATGTACGTTTCCATTCCGAATGTATTACAGGTGAAGTCTTTCATTCACAAAAATGTGAGTGCGGACAACAACTGGATGCTGCAATGAAATATATGCACGAACACGGCGGAATCATTATTTACCTTCGTCAGGAAGGAAGAAACATAGGAATTATTAATAAGCTAAAAGCGTATTCTCTTCAGGAGAAAGGTTTTGATACCGTTGCAGCCAACTTAGAACTTGGTTTACCAGCTGATGACAGAAATTTTGCTGTTGCTATTGAAATCCTTAGTATTTTACATGTGAAAAGCATTAATCTATTGACCAATAATCCTGAAAAAGTAAGGTTTGTAGAGCAAAGTAATGTTAATTTAAATTCAAGAATACCTTTACAAATTCCAGCAACTGAGACAAGCCGAGGATATTTACAGACTAAAAAAGATTATTTCGGGCATCTTTTGGATGAACAGGACTAA
- a CDS encoding RHS repeat-associated core domain-containing protein: protein MNKLFIFFISILTTCTLYGQNNYHDTQGKIEVNAGGQLQYTLPIAVPPGVKSVSPNISLMYLSNSNNGIAGYGWTISGLTSITRTSKTIEKDGELKAVQLDYSDYYSFNGQRLILAPESPAAYGQNGATYVTEKFSSVKIKSIGTYAISGQAAGPQEFEVTFEDGSQAWYGGYRNGFRNGGNTIPTPSEYNIVKWKDAHGNYISYNYEATGYSGSLRDPGTLRISSIGWGGNETLNKPHFNSIDFTYVDRDLKEQTHIQGLRFYQDKILSEINVRSNGSQFRKYVIDYIKNGTNYQFVNQITEYNGSNEPANPVVFSYPNRTGTVVAGANFGSESLDNVKLTGDFNGDSYIDFLMTNGTVKLGAFNDNFSTVSSNISFNNNAVVVPALLDEEGQVYNGNGIVQYMYDKVEGYIFRNNSFVKVFEKTVIPTACSTCAIAFNEGDVNGDGISDLFITFTNGGFQDRFIIDLKNPSIPHSSFSGDGSFSESSYTDQKYMDVDGDGKVDIINISNTNYTVFEFVKTSPTQYKKKIKFTGNLAETKGSDFPVLFGDFNGDGKLDFTLPLTEGKVGKDDWRFYINKGNGFNNFRKNDFLVYKNVATTNNGYWYQFSKTFYSISDLNADGKSDIVQVYSYSNLSGSSARSIGVTVNSVTSNGTVDTTNGNIDFAFENIYSYPSPGTFTLVQPYTDLSIYQPITNTIRSNNNYYNVFLFRKDNLLKIKAPTSVAELARIKSISQAGVTTSVEYFELNPDINSNYYSKVKKEYYPFFSLQRADQSFAVLQLKQANRKQDFRYRGMTGHFQGKGIMGFLQSARSNWYADGYENTKIWSGVEIDPQNEGVPVKEWSIRTNDETKIFPPDISENNTQLLSYKKTVYQTDKLLNGQVVTTVSDADRPKIVTATIPKNTLTKEFLTNTVITSSITYDNHYLPTNTVSIVNDGFATKTTTYEYLHNTSGVANNYYVGRPKNKIETVQAYNDTKSSKEEYTYENNLLKTSKAWNNGNTSYLLDTYSYDGFGNITQKLSANSEDNQTVTEKSQYEPKGRFVEKSTNNLGLETLFTTNDRGQTLTQTDPFGTVVTNNYDNWGKLLSSNSSVAGTINYTYERLSNNGGTKISQFTQDGDIKITYTNILGQNYKNSAKAFAQGTYISTEIQYDILGRKWKESEPYFEGQSAFQWNIIAYDDTTYPTKVTATTFTGKKTQTSISGNTTTVKELNGHARTNSQYRDALGNVIRATDKGGIISFSYDAAGHQKSAKYGNNIVTTEYDSWGRKSSFHDPANGLYNYEYTGFGIIKKEISPKGYKEYTYSSNGLLSHVRELSNDGVSTQKEYSFEYNPFGQMIKKEGSANGRHFVHNLDYDSNGRLQSYIEEFEAKQFYKKEVTYDALGRVSQYIQGLQSSGNITEVNIINNYSNVNGSLESITDANSGKILWQLQSINAKGQVLTAKLGNTQISNQYNNLGFLAQTSHTSSNADLMSLEYSFDAIKNELNYRTHHNFNINEDFIYDDNNRLVDWTNPKTGQMSSNKYDNTGRITFNDQLGEVGFSIGGSPYRAISIKLNTQGVENYDLNGQSRLLQQITYNENNDPVKIDGTRGDYDFAYGLSESRQIMYYGGNFEKNEEALYTKYYSESGDAEIIIDKKSGKERHILYIGGTPYDTNVIFTRNVESDGGGYKFLHKDYLGSILAISDEEGNAEERRHYDAWGIFTHLQIKENGIFIGKEIEAYLDEKQFLIIDRGYTSHEHLYAVELIHMNGRLYDPLLRRFLNADENIQDPTNTQSYNKYGYVINNPLMYNDPSGEIWAAGFFLSYVVPVIYGAIIGAVVGAGIYTIKSLVTGNWTWSGFGKSLLIGAVTGAVSGGLSATYTATGFNGAVVMGSINGALGGGVDALINGKNFATGMYRGGLAGAAAGAVSYTINYFSSGSYKTKYMRADKETTANLKYDPNITSNEMQMNINNKRSSHFTVEEKIGFGVESDNITIDNILSDGTVDYGDGSVYAYTTPKNYITGLSKIYYSPIAAQNPQLLSLTMLHETGHAYFAKLGLKSQFTNLTIGPDTTEHFAINQLEHVYAYRNFYSTRDLRAPLFYRPSTLADAYFNLSYHQQMLVDMTYKSLYPIFNRYMSFSLFRYY from the coding sequence ATGAATAAACTATTTATATTTTTTATAAGTATACTGACTACTTGTACCCTATATGGCCAAAACAACTACCATGATACACAAGGGAAAATAGAAGTAAACGCTGGTGGACAATTACAATATACTTTACCTATTGCTGTACCTCCTGGGGTAAAAAGCGTATCACCTAATATTAGTTTGATGTATTTAAGCAATTCAAATAATGGAATTGCGGGATACGGGTGGACAATTTCAGGACTAACTTCTATCACAAGAACAAGTAAAACCATTGAAAAAGACGGAGAATTAAAAGCAGTACAGCTTGACTATTCTGATTATTACAGTTTTAACGGACAGAGACTTATTCTCGCTCCAGAGAGTCCTGCTGCCTATGGACAGAATGGAGCAACTTATGTAACCGAAAAATTTTCCAGTGTAAAAATAAAATCTATAGGTACTTATGCAATTAGCGGACAGGCAGCCGGACCACAAGAGTTTGAAGTTACATTTGAAGATGGTTCACAGGCATGGTATGGAGGTTATAGAAATGGTTTTAGAAATGGTGGTAATACAATACCAACCCCTTCAGAATATAATATTGTAAAATGGAAAGATGCACATGGAAATTATATTTCATACAATTATGAAGCTACCGGGTATTCAGGAAGTTTAAGGGATCCCGGAACGCTTAGAATATCATCAATTGGTTGGGGAGGAAATGAAACCCTAAATAAACCTCATTTTAACTCTATTGATTTTACTTATGTAGATAGAGATTTAAAAGAACAAACTCATATTCAGGGATTAAGATTTTACCAGGATAAAATTTTATCTGAAATTAATGTCCGGTCAAATGGATCTCAATTTAGAAAATATGTTATTGATTATATAAAAAATGGAACAAACTATCAGTTTGTCAACCAAATCACAGAATATAATGGGAGCAATGAACCGGCTAATCCTGTCGTTTTCTCTTATCCTAATAGAACAGGAACGGTAGTTGCTGGAGCTAATTTTGGAAGTGAATCTTTAGATAATGTTAAGCTTACAGGTGATTTCAACGGAGATTCCTATATTGACTTCTTGATGACCAACGGGACTGTTAAGTTAGGCGCTTTTAATGATAATTTTTCAACAGTTTCCAGTAATATATCCTTCAATAACAATGCTGTTGTTGTACCAGCACTATTGGATGAAGAAGGACAAGTATACAATGGAAACGGTATTGTACAGTATATGTATGATAAAGTCGAGGGCTATATTTTCAGAAATAATTCTTTCGTGAAAGTCTTTGAAAAAACAGTTATTCCAACAGCGTGTTCAACTTGTGCAATCGCATTTAATGAAGGAGATGTAAATGGGGATGGAATATCTGATCTTTTTATTACTTTCACCAATGGAGGATTTCAGGATAGATTTATTATAGACTTAAAAAATCCAAGTATCCCTCATTCTAGTTTTTCAGGAGATGGTAGCTTTAGTGAATCTTCTTACACCGATCAAAAATATATGGATGTAGATGGCGATGGAAAAGTTGACATCATTAATATTTCTAACACAAACTATACGGTATTTGAGTTTGTAAAAACATCGCCTACACAGTATAAGAAAAAAATAAAATTTACAGGTAATTTAGCGGAAACAAAAGGTTCAGATTTTCCGGTACTTTTCGGGGACTTTAATGGTGATGGAAAACTTGATTTTACACTTCCTCTCACTGAAGGAAAAGTAGGAAAAGATGATTGGAGATTTTACATCAATAAAGGAAACGGCTTTAACAACTTTCGTAAAAATGATTTTTTAGTATATAAAAACGTTGCTACTACAAACAACGGATATTGGTATCAATTCAGTAAAACTTTTTATTCTATATCAGACCTTAACGCCGATGGAAAATCTGATATTGTTCAAGTGTACTCGTATTCGAATTTATCTGGAAGCAGTGCTCGTTCAATTGGGGTTACCGTTAACTCAGTTACATCGAATGGAACAGTTGATACAACTAATGGAAATATCGATTTTGCCTTTGAAAACATCTATTCCTACCCATCACCGGGAACTTTCACTTTGGTCCAACCATATACTGATCTTTCTATATATCAACCTATTACCAATACAATACGATCTAATAACAACTATTATAACGTATTTCTTTTTAGGAAAGATAATCTACTTAAAATAAAAGCTCCTACTTCAGTGGCTGAACTGGCAAGAATAAAGTCTATTAGCCAGGCTGGGGTAACTACTTCTGTAGAATATTTTGAGCTAAATCCTGATATAAACAGTAATTATTATAGTAAAGTTAAAAAAGAATATTATCCTTTTTTCTCTCTACAACGTGCAGATCAGTCTTTTGCTGTTTTACAATTAAAGCAGGCAAATAGAAAACAAGATTTCAGATACAGAGGAATGACAGGACATTTTCAAGGGAAAGGAATAATGGGCTTTCTTCAGTCTGCTCGTTCCAATTGGTATGCAGATGGATATGAAAATACTAAAATATGGAGTGGTGTGGAAATAGATCCTCAAAATGAAGGAGTTCCGGTAAAGGAATGGTCAATAAGAACAAATGATGAAACAAAAATTTTCCCACCTGATATTTCTGAAAATAATACCCAGCTACTTTCTTATAAAAAAACTGTCTATCAAACAGATAAATTGCTTAACGGACAGGTTGTAACGACTGTATCCGATGCTGACAGACCGAAAATTGTGACAGCTACTATCCCAAAAAATACCCTGACGAAAGAATTTTTAACTAATACGGTGATTACAAGTAGCATTACTTATGATAATCACTATCTCCCAACCAATACAGTATCAATAGTTAATGATGGGTTTGCTACAAAAACTACTACATATGAATACCTGCATAATACTTCTGGGGTAGCAAATAATTATTATGTAGGTCGCCCAAAAAATAAAATAGAAACTGTACAGGCATATAATGACACTAAATCTTCTAAGGAAGAATATACTTATGAAAACAATCTTCTAAAAACTTCAAAAGCATGGAATAACGGCAATACAAGTTATTTATTAGATACTTATTCATATGATGGTTTTGGAAATATTACTCAAAAACTAAGTGCTAATTCAGAAGATAATCAAACTGTTACCGAGAAATCTCAGTATGAACCTAAAGGACGATTTGTAGAAAAAAGTACTAATAATTTAGGGCTTGAAACATTGTTTACTACCAATGATCGCGGGCAGACACTCACTCAAACTGATCCTTTTGGCACTGTTGTAACGAATAATTATGATAATTGGGGGAAATTACTTTCGTCCAATAGTTCTGTAGCAGGAACGATTAACTACACTTATGAAAGGTTATCCAATAATGGTGGCACCAAAATATCACAATTTACTCAAGATGGGGATATAAAAATTACTTATACAAATATTCTGGGACAGAATTATAAGAACTCCGCGAAAGCATTTGCGCAAGGAACTTATATATCTACTGAAATTCAGTATGATATATTGGGACGAAAATGGAAAGAATCTGAACCTTATTTCGAAGGACAGTCTGCCTTCCAATGGAATATTATAGCCTATGACGACACTACGTATCCTACCAAGGTAACAGCTACAACTTTTACCGGCAAAAAAACACAAACCAGTATTTCTGGCAATACCACCACAGTAAAAGAACTGAATGGTCATGCAAGAACAAACAGTCAATATAGGGATGCATTAGGCAATGTAATAAGAGCTACCGACAAAGGAGGTATTATTAGTTTTTCGTATGACGCGGCAGGACATCAGAAGAGTGCCAAATATGGTAACAACATAGTTACTACCGAATATGACAGCTGGGGAAGAAAATCATCTTTTCATGATCCTGCTAATGGATTATACAACTACGAATATACCGGATTTGGTATTATTAAAAAAGAAATAAGTCCAAAAGGATATAAAGAATACACTTATTCTTCAAACGGACTACTTTCTCACGTAAGAGAACTTTCTAATGATGGTGTTTCTACCCAAAAAGAATATTCTTTTGAATACAATCCTTTTGGGCAGATGATAAAAAAAGAAGGCTCTGCCAATGGAAGGCATTTTGTTCATAATTTGGATTATGATTCCAATGGAAGATTACAAAGTTATATAGAAGAGTTTGAAGCAAAACAATTTTATAAAAAAGAGGTAACGTATGATGCATTGGGAAGAGTTTCACAATACATACAAGGGTTACAGTCTTCAGGGAATATCACAGAAGTTAATATTATCAATAATTATAGCAACGTAAATGGCAGTTTAGAATCTATTACTGATGCAAATAGCGGAAAAATTCTTTGGCAACTGCAGAGTATTAATGCTAAAGGACAAGTATTAACAGCAAAATTAGGAAATACCCAAATTAGCAATCAGTATAATAATTTGGGGTTTTTAGCTCAGACTTCTCACACCTCCAGCAATGCAGATCTCATGTCATTAGAGTATAGTTTTGATGCTATAAAAAATGAACTAAATTATCGTACTCATCATAATTTCAACATCAATGAAGACTTTATATATGATGATAATAATCGTCTAGTCGATTGGACTAATCCTAAAACAGGACAAATGTCATCCAATAAATATGACAATACAGGAAGAATAACTTTTAATGATCAGTTAGGAGAGGTTGGATTTAGTATAGGCGGAAGTCCTTATCGTGCTATCAGTATTAAACTAAATACTCAAGGAGTAGAAAATTATGATTTAAACGGACAGAGTAGACTTCTCCAGCAAATAACATATAATGAAAATAATGATCCTGTAAAAATTGACGGTACTCGCGGAGACTATGATTTTGCTTATGGATTGTCTGAAAGCAGACAGATCATGTATTATGGTGGGAATTTTGAGAAGAATGAAGAAGCACTTTATACTAAATATTATAGTGAAAGTGGTGATGCAGAAATCATTATTGATAAAAAAAGTGGAAAAGAAAGACACATTTTATATATAGGAGGTACTCCTTATGATACCAACGTTATTTTTACAAGAAATGTTGAGTCTGATGGTGGCGGTTACAAGTTTTTACATAAAGACTATCTAGGCAGTATTTTGGCAATTAGTGATGAAGAAGGTAACGCTGAAGAACGCAGACATTATGATGCATGGGGAATTTTTACTCATTTACAGATTAAAGAAAACGGGATTTTTATAGGTAAAGAAATTGAAGCATACCTTGACGAAAAGCAGTTTCTTATTATTGATCGTGGGTACACTTCTCATGAGCATCTGTACGCCGTGGAACTTATTCATATGAATGGTAGATTGTATGATCCTTTACTAAGAAGGTTTTTAAATGCAGATGAAAATATACAAGACCCCACCAACACTCAAAGTTATAATAAATATGGGTACGTGATCAATAACCCTTTGATGTATAATGACCCGAGCGGAGAAATATGGGCGGCAGGTTTCTTTTTATCATATGTAGTTCCTGTAATTTATGGAGCAATTATTGGAGCTGTTGTTGGTGCAGGTATCTACACTATAAAATCTTTAGTTACTGGAAACTGGACATGGAGCGGTTTTGGGAAGAGTCTTTTGATAGGCGCTGTAACAGGAGCCGTCTCGGGTGGACTTTCTGCCACCTACACCGCCACAGGGTTTAATGGTGCTGTAGTGATGGGAAGTATTAATGGTGCCTTAGGAGGAGGTGTAGACGCATTAATTAATGGCAAGAACTTCGCTACTGGCATGTACAGAGGAGGATTAGCTGGTGCGGCAGCAGGAGCAGTGAGTTATACCATAAATTATTTTTCAAGTGGAAGTTATAAAACAAAATATATGCGTGCAGATAAAGAAACAACTGCCAATCTAAAATACGACCCCAATATAACTTCTAATGAAATGCAAATGAATATAAATAATAAGAGAAGTAGTCATTTTACTGTTGAGGAAAAAATTGGATTCGGAGTAGAATCGGATAATATTACCATAGATAATATACTTTCAGATGGGACAGTAGATTATGGGGATGGATCTGTGTATGCTTACACAACACCAAAAAATTACATAACAGGGTTATCAAAGATCTATTATTCGCCTATTGCGGCACAAAATCCACAACTTTTATCATTAACTATGTTGCATGAAACAGGACATGCGTATTTTGCAAAATTAGGATTAAAAAGCCAATTTACAAATCTCACAATAGGACCAGATACTACGGAACATTTTGCAATAAATCAATTAGAACATGTTTACGCATATAGAAATTTTTATTCAACTAGAGATTTAAGAGCTCCTCTTTTTTATCGCCCTTCTACACTTGCAGATGCATATTTTAATTTAAGTTATCATCAACAAATGTTAGTAGACATGACATATAAAAGCCTTTACCCTATATTTAACAGATATATGTCTTTTAGTCTTTTCCGTTACTACTGA
- a CDS encoding glycoside hydrolase family 3 protein, protein MNKVAYHLLFIFLFTQTQLSAQYQPKNISHSDQKKAQQWVDKTYDALSQDEKLGQLFIVALYTNKDENHINQVKNIVANDKIGGLILMQDDAAREINLVNEFQQKSKIPLMIGIDAEWGLYQRIATAHKFPWAMTLGAIQDKNLIYQMAAKIAEDCKRMGINWDFAPVVDVNTNPNNPIIGNRSFGSEVSNVTQSALSYSNGLQDNNILAAIKHFPGHGDTSTDSHLDLPVVSHNLDRLNKIELAPFKSLMDKGIGGVMVAHLYVPSLESGKGIPASISKNIITGLLKEKFGYKGLIITDALNMGAVANKYKPGELDALAFKAGNDIMLFSQGVAEGKKLIQKAIDNGEISQARVEESVKKILLTKYFLGLNQYTPKNPENVNYDINNDSHKTLVQNLYSNALTLIKDEKKLLPLNCKNTCYYVPLEEAPYQTFADQLNLNSTVIIKKASEINTIPANSTVIVGFHKDNSTAYKPYKISSESKKVLADLTKNQNVILNVFGSAYALKDIDLSKVSTVLVSYENNDDSMTAAANAINGKTKISGRLPVLVNDQLKAGTGITLEVPQFSKSTEFTTSK, encoded by the coding sequence ATGAACAAAGTAGCTTATCACTTACTCTTCATTTTCCTTTTTACACAAACTCAACTTTCAGCACAATACCAGCCGAAGAACATTTCACATTCAGATCAGAAAAAAGCTCAGCAATGGGTTGACAAAACTTACGATGCTCTTTCTCAAGATGAGAAGTTGGGACAGCTCTTCATTGTTGCTCTCTACACCAATAAGGATGAAAATCACATCAACCAAGTAAAAAATATCGTAGCAAATGATAAGATTGGAGGTTTGATCCTGATGCAGGACGATGCCGCGAGAGAAATTAATTTAGTCAATGAATTTCAACAGAAATCAAAAATCCCTTTGATGATTGGGATAGATGCTGAATGGGGCTTGTACCAAAGAATTGCAACGGCACACAAATTTCCTTGGGCAATGACTTTAGGAGCGATTCAGGATAAAAATCTGATCTACCAAATGGCAGCAAAAATTGCCGAAGACTGCAAAAGAATGGGCATCAACTGGGATTTTGCGCCGGTTGTAGACGTCAATACCAATCCAAACAATCCGATTATCGGAAACAGAAGTTTCGGGTCTGAGGTTTCTAATGTCACACAATCTGCACTCTCCTATTCTAATGGTTTGCAGGATAATAACATTTTAGCAGCAATCAAGCATTTTCCGGGTCACGGTGATACAAGTACAGATTCACATTTAGACCTTCCTGTGGTTTCGCATAATTTAGATAGATTAAACAAAATAGAATTAGCACCTTTCAAATCTTTAATGGATAAAGGAATTGGCGGTGTGATGGTTGCCCATCTTTACGTTCCGAGTTTAGAATCTGGAAAAGGAATTCCGGCATCGATTTCAAAAAATATCATCACAGGTTTATTGAAAGAAAAATTCGGGTATAAAGGTTTGATTATTACAGATGCTCTTAATATGGGAGCTGTTGCCAATAAGTACAAACCAGGTGAGTTGGATGCCTTAGCATTCAAAGCAGGAAACGACATCATGCTTTTTTCACAAGGTGTTGCTGAAGGTAAAAAACTCATTCAGAAAGCAATTGACAACGGTGAAATTTCACAAGCAAGAGTGGAAGAAAGCGTGAAGAAAATTTTACTGACGAAATATTTTTTAGGTTTAAATCAATACACTCCGAAGAATCCTGAAAACGTGAACTATGACATCAATAACGATTCTCATAAAACGTTGGTGCAAAATCTTTATTCTAATGCTTTAACTTTAATAAAAGACGAAAAGAAATTACTTCCTCTAAACTGTAAAAACACTTGCTATTATGTGCCGTTGGAAGAAGCGCCTTATCAGACTTTTGCAGATCAATTAAATTTAAACTCAACAGTTATCATTAAAAAAGCATCAGAAATCAACACGATTCCTGCTAATTCGACAGTTATTGTTGGTTTTCATAAAGATAATTCCACAGCTTACAAACCTTATAAAATTTCTTCTGAATCAAAAAAGGTTTTGGCAGATTTAACTAAAAATCAAAATGTAATTCTTAATGTTTTTGGAAGTGCTTATGCTTTAAAAGATATTGATTTATCTAAAGTTTCCACTGTTTTGGTATCTTATGAAAACAATGACGATTCTATGACAGCTGCGGCAAACGCCATCAACGGAAAAACAAAAATCTCAGGAAGACTTCCTGTTTTGGTCAATGATCAACTGAAAGCAGGAACGGGAATAACCTTAGAAGTTCCACAGTTTTCAAAATCTACAGAATTCACCACATCAAAATAA
- the bshA gene encoding N-acetyl-alpha-D-glucosaminyl L-malate synthase BshA translates to MKIGILCYPTYGGSGIVATELGMSLANKGYEVHFISSALPARLDITNPNIFFHKVNVQTYPLFQYQPYDIALSSMIYRVVNLYKLDLLHAHYAIPYAYAAFTAKQMLKEDNNDIPLVTTLHGTDITLVGQHPSYKHAVEFSINQSDAITSVSESLKKDTLQFFRIKKEIQVITNFIDNTEFEDLNECQRTQFASADEKILIHVSNLRPVKRVEEVLQIFKNVEKKVKSKLIIIGEGPEMEKVNQFLEENPELISKIRLLGKVNDLYRILRLSDVFLLPSEQESFGLAALEAMAANTPVISSNAGGIPEVNIQGETGFLAEIGNVEAMSNYTIKLLSNDELLAQMKINAKEQAIKFDLKNILPIYEEMYKTTIANFKKEPAKA, encoded by the coding sequence ATGAAAATAGGCATACTTTGCTACCCAACCTACGGAGGAAGCGGAATCGTGGCAACAGAACTCGGGATGTCTCTCGCCAACAAAGGCTATGAGGTACACTTCATCAGTTCGGCACTTCCTGCGAGATTAGATATTACCAATCCCAATATTTTCTTTCATAAAGTCAATGTGCAGACCTACCCGCTCTTCCAGTATCAGCCTTATGATATTGCGTTGAGTTCGATGATCTACCGAGTTGTGAATCTTTATAAATTAGATCTGCTTCATGCGCACTATGCCATTCCTTACGCTTATGCGGCTTTTACGGCAAAGCAAATGCTGAAAGAAGATAATAACGATATACCGTTGGTAACTACGCTTCACGGGACAGACATTACGTTGGTGGGGCAACATCCTAGTTACAAGCACGCAGTAGAATTTTCCATCAATCAATCAGATGCGATTACTTCGGTTTCGGAAAGTCTTAAAAAAGATACGCTTCAGTTTTTCCGTATCAAAAAAGAAATTCAGGTCATCACCAATTTTATCGACAATACTGAATTTGAAGACCTCAACGAGTGCCAGAGAACACAGTTTGCAAGTGCAGACGAGAAAATTCTGATCCACGTTTCCAACTTAAGACCGGTAAAGCGTGTGGAGGAAGTTCTTCAGATTTTCAAAAATGTAGAGAAAAAAGTAAAATCTAAACTCATCATCATCGGCGAAGGTCCGGAAATGGAAAAGGTGAATCAGTTTTTGGAAGAAAACCCTGAATTGATTTCTAAAATCCGTCTTTTGGGAAAAGTAAACGACTTGTACAGAATCTTAAGACTTTCAGATGTATTTTTACTTCCTTCTGAGCAGGAAAGTTTCGGATTGGCAGCTCTGGAAGCAATGGCAGCCAACACTCCCGTTATCAGTTCCAACGCAGGTGGTATCCCGGAAGTAAACATTCAGGGTGAAACCGGATTTTTAGCTGAAATCGGAAATGTAGAAGCGATGAGCAATTACACGATTAAACTTCTCAGCAATGATGAATTGCTGGCTCAGATGAAGATTAATGCCAAAGAACAGGCGATAAAATTTGATTTGAAAAACATTCTTCCTATTTATGAGGAAATGTATAAAACTACCATTGCAAATTTTAAGAAGGAGCCTGCAAAGGCTTAA